From one Mya arenaria isolate MELC-2E11 chromosome 4, ASM2691426v1 genomic stretch:
- the LOC128233081 gene encoding uncharacterized protein LOC128233081: MAVITEKIVKKTCSKKADLHDRLNPDWAPSIGLRGAQILAVPEETPSVSRYNRIKNRTQRRLYSEEIRGDEIDSVIEDFDDVNVNSKFVSTGVQTGITFSFINGMECEINSLRSELESIKKQQTVLFNEEFFVEDDDKVKQLTGINTYAVLMVVFEYLANFLPCSESLSKFEIFIMTLMRLRLNLSSMFIAYLFQVSPSTVSRLFSSTIDAMYERLHPSIYWPARETLEKTMPMQFRKHFGRKCAVIIDCFEVFIERPSRLEARAETWSSYKHHHTVKFLIGITPQGTVCFVSKAWGGRTSDKHLTENCGFLFKIMPGDLVLADRGFDIGASVGSHAGHVHIPAFTRGQNQLSAADIETTRKLANVRIHVERVIGLVRQKYTFLIGVIPIRFLMQKDENDVSTIDKIALICCALINFNDSIVAVD, translated from the exons ATGGCTGTAATCACAGAAAAGATCGTGAAAAAGACCTGCA GCAAGAAAGCAGATCTGCATGACAGACTAAATCCCGACTGGGCACCAAGCATAGGTCTTCGTGGAGCACAGATCCTCGCAGTACCTGAAGAAACTCCAAGTGTAAGCCGCTATAACAGAATCAAGAATCGGACCCAGCGCAGGTTGTATTCAGAAGAGATACGTGGAGATGAAATTGACAGTGTGATAGAAGACTTCGATGATGTGAATGTCAACAGCAAGTTTGTGAGTACAGGTGTGCAGACAGGCATTACATTTAGTTTTATCAATGGGATGGAATGTGAAATAAATAGTCTTCGTTCTGAActtgaaagcattaaaaagcAACAAACAGTGCTGTTCAACGAAGAATTCTTTGTGGAGGATGATGATAAAGTGAAACAACTGACTGGTATAAACACATATGCTGTGTTGATGGTAGTATTTGAGTATCTTGCTAACTTTTTACCATGCAGCGAGTCACtttcaaagtttgaaattttcattatgacaCTCATGAGATTGAGATTGAATCTTTCATCTATGTTCATAGcgtatttattccaagtgtcaccATCGACTGTGTCAAGACTTTTCTCTAGCACAATAGATGCTATGTATGAACGACTGCATCCATCCATATACTGGCCAGCCCGGGAAACACTTGAGAAGACAATGCCGATGCAATTCAGGAAACATTTTGGCAGAAAATGTGCAGTCATAATTGATTGTTTCGAGGTTTTCATCGAGCGACCTTCCCGCTTAGAGGCCAGGGCCGAGACATGGTCTTCATATAAGCATCACCACACTGTAAAATTTTTAATTGGTATAACTCCTCAGGGCACTGTCTGTTTTGTTTCTAAAGCTTGGGGTGGTCGCACCAGTGATAAACATTTGACTGAAAACTGTGGATTTCTTTTCAAGATCATGCCAGGAGATTTAGTGTTAGCTGACCGTGGGTTTGATATAGGTGCAAGTGTAGGGTCTCATGCCGGTCATGTTCATATTCCAGCGTTCACTCGAGGCCAAAATCAACTTTCAGCTGCTGATATTGAAACAACACGCAAACTAGCAAATGTCAGAATCCATGTTGAAAGAGTGATCGGACTTGTTCGCCAGAAGTACACATTTTTGATTGGTGTCATTCCTATTCGTTTTCTGATGCAAAAGGATGAAAATGATGTGTCAACTATAGACAAAATAGCATTGATATGCTGTGCCCTGATTAATTTTAATGACTCCATTGTAGCTGTAGATTAA